CCAACGTGCTGGCGAGCGTGAGCGCGCGCGAGCTGCAGGCCGAAGAGATGATCAAGCTGCCGGTGATGCTGGCCGAGCACCGCGAGTGGCCGGCTGCCGTGCGCGACGCGCTGCTGCGCCGCCGCCAGCTGGAGGCCGAGTGCGCGCACGAGCCGCAGTACATCCGGCCCATCGTGCTGTTCCAGGCGCAGGACAAGTCGGCCGAGGTCACGCCCGAGCTGCTGCGCCGGCACCTCATCGACGACCTGCACGTGCCCGAGGCACACATCGTGGTGGCCACCGGCGATCAGCGCGGCCTCGATGGCGTGGATCTGTTCGACCCGGCGTGCCCGGTGCGCTGCGTCATCACGGTGGAGGCCCTGAAGGAGGGCTGGGACTGCGCCTTCGCCTACGTGCTGTGCTCGCTGCAGAACGTGCGCTCGGGCAAAGACGTGGAGCAGCTGCTGGGCCGCGTGCTGCGCATGCCCTACGCGCGGCGGCGGCGCAGCCCCGCGCTGAACCGGGCCTACGCACACGTGGTGGCACGCAGCTTTTCCGAAGCCGCGGCGGCCCTGGTGGACCGCATGGTCGACGGCATGGGCTTCGAGGCGCTGGACGCCGCAGCCGTGCTGCTGCCCGATGCCGGCGTGCAAGGCGAGCTGCTCGACGTCACGCCGCAACCCGCCCTTGCGGCGCCGGTGCTGACGCTGGAAGTGAGCGCCGAGGTGGCCCGGGCGCTGCAGGCCGAGCCCGACATCGAGGTGCACTGGCCGGTCTCCGCGGCCGAGGGCGGCGATGCAGGCGATGCCGGCACTGGCGCAGATTCGCCGCCCTCGGCCGGCCCGCGGCTGCGCCTGCAAGACGAGGTGTCCGACGCCACGCTGGCCCGCCTGCTGGCGGTGCTGCCGGCCAAGGACCATGCCCCGGTGATGGCCCATGTGGCGCAGCACAACCAGCGTGTGCAGGCGGCCCGCGCGCCGGCCGAGCGCGGCGTGCCCTTTGCCGCGATGCGGCGGCTGTGCGTGGGCTTGCGTGCGGCGGCTGGCGAGCAGCAGGAGCTGCATTTGTTCGAGCGCCAGACGCTGGACGAGATCGTTGGCTTCGACCTCCTGCGCGCCGACCCCATGCCCGATCTGCCGGGCTTTGCCGTGGTGGAGCAAAGCGAGCTGTTCGAGATCTACGTCAACCAGGCGCGGGTGGAGTTCCGCAAGGCGCAAGACGAGCGGCAGCTCTCGCTGGACGCGGTGCCCACGAGCGAGACCGACACCGATCTGGCCTGGTGGCTGGCCCGCAGCTTGCGCCGCGACAGCCTGACCGACGAGACCCTGCGCCGCTGGTGCGTGGCGCTGCTGGGGCGGCTTCAGCGGGAGCGCGGCTTCAGCCTGACGGGGCTGGTGCGGGCGCGTCACCAGGTGGCCGGGCAAGCCATGGCGCGGCTTGAGGACTTGCTGGCGACGGCGCGGCAACGCGGCTTCCGGCAGCTGCTGCTGCCCGACAGCGGGGCTGCGCAGACCGACTGGACGGCCGGCACCAGCGCCGACTTCACTTTTGCCTTCAGGCCCGGCCAGTACCCGGCGCGGCATGTCTACACCGGGCGCTGGCGCTTTACCAAGCACTACTACCCGTTCATCCATGCGCTCAAGAGCCAGGGCGAGGAGTTCGAGTGTGCGCGGGCGCTCGACGGCCAGCCCGAGGTGAAGCACTGGGTGCGCAACGTCGAGCAGCAGGAGCGCTTTTCGTTCTGGCTGCCCACGGCCACCGACTACTTCTACCCCGACTTCGTGGCCGAGCTGAAGGATGGCCGGGTGCTGGTGGTGGAGTACAAGGGCGATGCCTATGCCAGCAACGACGACTCCGCCGAAAAGCGCGCCGTGGGCCTGGCTTGGCAGCGCGCCAGCGCGGGCCTGGGCTTGTTCGTGATGGTGGAGAAGCGGCTGGCCGGCATGGACATGACGGCCCAGTTGCGGCAGGCCATCGTCGGAGGGCGCACGTGAACGCGCCTGCAGCGCCGGCCCTGGCCGACGCGCTGCGCCAGGCCGTCCTCGTGCAGCGCTTCGACACCACGCCCGACCGGCTGCGCGGCGGCGCGCCGGTCGAGGCCTTTCCGAGCCTCGACCTGGCCGTGCTGCGCTTCGCGGGCGGGGGCCGCTCGATGCAGGCGGCCAATGTGCTGTTCTCGCGCGAGTTTCCGCAGGGCGTGGTGGCGCACTTCGGCCCGGCGGGCGGCGGCCTGGGCCCGGTGGCCAGGCTGCGCTTCGACGCCGACGTGCGCGACGCTGCCGGCACCTCGGTAGCCTGGCAGCCCGGCGCCGACTGGGCGCGCATCGCCTTCCCCCCGCTGTTCACCCCGCCCGGCCTGCCGCCGGGCGCGCCGCGCTTCGTGGCGCCCTACCCGGCCTCGTTGCTGAAGCTGATGGTGGCCGTGGGCCTGGGCCTGGCGGTCGACGCCGGCCGGCTGGGCTGGGCCGAGGTCCTGCCCGAGCTGACGCCGATGATCGTGGTCAGCGACAACGACGCCACCGACCGCGCCGTGGCGCTGCTGCACCGCGCCGGCATGGTGGACGTGCTCAACCGCAGGTTGCAGCAGGCCTGGGGCCTGCCGACGCTGCAGCTCAAGCGCACCACGCCCGCGGGCGGTTGGCGCAACGGCGACGGCTCGGGCGTCGGCCAGATCCACATGACGGCCTGGGACACCGTGCGGCTGCTGTGGATCCTGGACCCGCAGGCCCCGCCCGCGCCCTGGCTGCCGCCGGGCACGCCCACGCTGGCCGAGGCCACGAAGCAGCGGCTGCTGGCCGCCCTGGCGGCGCAGGAGCTCGACGAGATCCTGTCCTCCGGCCGTCTGCGCGGCCTGCCCGGCTGGCAGCCGGGCCTGCCCGATGCGCCGGTGTTCGCGCACAAGACCGGCACCACCGAGAACTACGCGTCCGATGCCGGCATCGTGGCCGTGCCGGGCGGCCCGCGCTACGCGGTGGCGCTGCTCAGCAACCTGGGCAGCCGCTACCGCCCGCGCTTCGTGGGCGCCGACGACGAGCGCGCCGCCACCACCTGGAAGCTGCCCGCCCTGGGCGCCGCGGTGCACGCGCTGATGCAGACCCTGCCCTGAAGCGGCGCCCCTGCACACATCCCGCGCCGCGGTGCACGCGCTGATGCAGACCCTGCCCTGAAGCGGCGCCCCTGCACACATCCCGCGCCGCGGTGCACGCGCTGATGCAGTCCCTGCCATGATGCGGCTGCCATGACCGCCCCCACACCCTGGCTGCCGCTGCGCGTAGGCGCACTCGTCGGCGTCGTCGCCCCCGCCGGCCCCGTGGACCCCGCCGTGCTGCCCGCGGTGGAGGCGCTGTACGCGCGCCACGGCTGGCGCGCGCGCCTGTACCCCTCGTGCCGCGCGCGCCACCCCGTGCTGCCCTACCTGGCCGGCGACGACGCGCAGCGCCGGGCCGACCTGCACGCCGCGCTGGCCGACGACGAGGTGGCCGCCATCCATGCCTTGCGCGGCGGCTACGGCGCCCTGCGCCTGCTGCCCGGCATCGACACCGCGCTGCTGCGGCGCAGCCCCAAGCTGCTGATGGGCTACAGCGACATCACCGCCCTGCAGGCCCTCTGGGCCGCCGAGGGCCTGCCCAGCCTGCATGCGCCGATGCCGGCCTCGGACCTGATCCGCCCCGGGCGCGAGGACGACGAGGCCGCGCTGGTGGCCCTGCTCAAGGGCGGCCTGCCCGCCGGCAGCGTGCTGGCGCCCGAGCTCGAGCCCGGCGAGCCCGTGCACCCCGGCGTGGCCGAGGGCGTGCTGATCGGCGGCAACCTCAGCCTGGTGGCCGCGCTCACCGGCACGCCCTGGGCCTGGAACCCGCACGGCGCCATCCTGTTCCTCGAGGACGTGAGCGAGTCGCTCTACCGCGTCGACCGTTGTCTCACCCAGCTGCAGCTGGCCGGTGTGCTGCAGGCCGTGGCCGGCATCGTGCTGGGCAGCTTCACCGAGAGCGAGGCGCCCGAGGCGCTGCTGCGCGAGCGGCTGCTGCCGCTGTGCCGCGAGCGGGGCAAGCCGCTGCTGGGCGGCTGGCCCACGGGGCACGGCACGCCCAACCGCCCGCTGCCGCTGGGCCTGCGCGTGCGGCTGGATGCCGGCGCGGGCACGCTGACCATGCTGGAGGCGCTCGCGGCGCCCGCGGGCTGAACCGGACCGCGTCGGCGAGCCGCCGCCGGCACCCGTGACATCGACCCCCCACCGCTCGGCTGGGCCCGTCGAAGCGCCGGACTCGGACCCCCCACCGTTCGCGCTGAGCCTGTCGAAGCGCCGGACTTGACCCGAACCCCTCGCGCTGAGCCTGTCCGAGCACCGGAACGGACCCCCACCGTTC
This portion of the Ideonella sp. WA131b genome encodes:
- a CDS encoding DEAD/DEAH box helicase family protein, coding for MPSLTLKTYQQQALASLERFLADARTTGDLDAAWARELARQAPAPEPGERVRTVPYRREAFGDTPCVCLRIPTGGGKTLMASHAIVQMARVWRQAAHPVALWLVPSTTIRDQTLRALQQSGHPYREALQAHYGQALAVLDLEAAPTLAVQELGTKAVVLVATIQSFRVKNTQGRNVYAFSEEFDTHFAHFAAQGLLGPDAPLERVSAEDLVPGAASGALTAADIGRVKHSLANLLALVRPLVVVDEAHNAQSRTSLDTLRRVAPSAVLELTATPVPKKANVLASVSARELQAEEMIKLPVMLAEHREWPAAVRDALLRRRQLEAECAHEPQYIRPIVLFQAQDKSAEVTPELLRRHLIDDLHVPEAHIVVATGDQRGLDGVDLFDPACPVRCVITVEALKEGWDCAFAYVLCSLQNVRSGKDVEQLLGRVLRMPYARRRRSPALNRAYAHVVARSFSEAAAALVDRMVDGMGFEALDAAAVLLPDAGVQGELLDVTPQPALAAPVLTLEVSAEVARALQAEPDIEVHWPVSAAEGGDAGDAGTGADSPPSAGPRLRLQDEVSDATLARLLAVLPAKDHAPVMAHVAQHNQRVQAARAPAERGVPFAAMRRLCVGLRAAAGEQQELHLFERQTLDEIVGFDLLRADPMPDLPGFAVVEQSELFEIYVNQARVEFRKAQDERQLSLDAVPTSETDTDLAWWLARSLRRDSLTDETLRRWCVALLGRLQRERGFSLTGLVRARHQVAGQAMARLEDLLATARQRGFRQLLLPDSGAAQTDWTAGTSADFTFAFRPGQYPARHVYTGRWRFTKHYYPFIHALKSQGEEFECARALDGQPEVKHWVRNVEQQERFSFWLPTATDYFYPDFVAELKDGRVLVVEYKGDAYASNDDSAEKRAVGLAWQRASAGLGLFVMVEKRLAGMDMTAQLRQAIVGGRT
- a CDS encoding serine hydrolase, which encodes MNAPAAPALADALRQAVLVQRFDTTPDRLRGGAPVEAFPSLDLAVLRFAGGGRSMQAANVLFSREFPQGVVAHFGPAGGGLGPVARLRFDADVRDAAGTSVAWQPGADWARIAFPPLFTPPGLPPGAPRFVAPYPASLLKLMVAVGLGLAVDAGRLGWAEVLPELTPMIVVSDNDATDRAVALLHRAGMVDVLNRRLQQAWGLPTLQLKRTTPAGGWRNGDGSGVGQIHMTAWDTVRLLWILDPQAPPAPWLPPGTPTLAEATKQRLLAALAAQELDEILSSGRLRGLPGWQPGLPDAPVFAHKTGTTENYASDAGIVAVPGGPRYAVALLSNLGSRYRPRFVGADDERAATTWKLPALGAAVHALMQTLP
- a CDS encoding LD-carboxypeptidase; the protein is MPLRVGALVGVVAPAGPVDPAVLPAVEALYARHGWRARLYPSCRARHPVLPYLAGDDAQRRADLHAALADDEVAAIHALRGGYGALRLLPGIDTALLRRSPKLLMGYSDITALQALWAAEGLPSLHAPMPASDLIRPGREDDEAALVALLKGGLPAGSVLAPELEPGEPVHPGVAEGVLIGGNLSLVAALTGTPWAWNPHGAILFLEDVSESLYRVDRCLTQLQLAGVLQAVAGIVLGSFTESEAPEALLRERLLPLCRERGKPLLGGWPTGHGTPNRPLPLGLRVRLDAGAGTLTMLEALAAPAG